A region of the Primulina eburnea isolate SZY01 chromosome 7, ASM2296580v1, whole genome shotgun sequence genome:
attttgaaatggAAGAATGAAGGGCCGAGCAAGAAAGCAGAGGAAGCgcgagtgaaaaaaaaaaatgaacagTACCACACGCACGCAGCGCGGACGCACATAACCAGTAGctcgcgcgcggctgcgcgagATTCAGCGCAGCTGCAAGCACACAGTAGAGGTACAACGCAGAATTTGACGGACTTTTCTTGGGCTTTCGCAACCATTCAcacatttataaaaatttaaaccctAGCCACAGGGGGGGAAAAAGGGGGCTGCAGTCACACAAAAATCGAGAGAACGGGAAAGTGAGCGAGAACGAAGACGAAGAGCACATCTACTGGGGACAAAGTCGCAATTCTGGTTCTATTCTTCTTCCCTTCTTCTTACTTAATCTTAGTCTATTAGTGATGTTGAaaaacatgaatttattttgtcGTTTTTCATTCATGAACTAATCTATTAAATCTAGAGGACGAAGTAGCTTGGTAGAATATTTATTTACGAATTGTTGATTTATATATTCGAATTACTCATTTGTTTATGTATATTTTCCGGATCTTATTACTTTCAATTACTTGATCAATAATTGAACTGTCATATTTATTCGAGATCTATCACTCGGGAGAGGATATTTTGAATAGGACCACAGGAAAATATATCGTTGGTGTTTATAGAGTTCGGAAGGCTTATAACTCCAAAGAATCCATTAAAAGAATTATTGTGCTATTGAAATTATCTATTGTTTGATTGTTGATAGGGATATTTAAATCGAATTTAGATAATTAATTCCTACGCACCACTTGGGAAAGAGAGTAGGAATAGTTGAAAATGTTTGGGTAGTAAACATGTTGAAATTACAAATATAGATgtcaattaaaaattttaataaagtgAAAATCAAGTGATATTGTACTTCTAGATTCTTattttcactaattttaaaTCGTTTGTGTGCTTTCATTAATTGTAATTCATAATTAACAACAAACATTCtattaaattttctaaataaaatttgattattttaatttttgtaattaatttataattaaattgcaCTCCCTGTAGGATCGATATTTGTGCTCTACAgaatactaaaacttgacactaTATATTTGCGGATAGCAAATATTGCAACAATATCATTTTATGATTGctgaatattatttattttgctAAGTGGGTTCCAATTCAGGATTTAATTGTTCAGAGGGCTATGGTTTAGAGAAGACTTCCTACTATTTATCTTCTAAGTTTATGAAGTTGCTGGAATTTTTGGGGAGTTacagaaggagctgaatatattttatttcatgagcTGTTTACTTGCTCTTACTTGCATGGGTAATTATTGTAGGATCTCGTGGGTAAAATTTCAAGGAGACATGTTTTAAATTCATTTGTTGCATGCTGAACTGTCTTATGTTAAAtggttataaaaaaaattgaaggtcATTTCATAAAGTCACGAATTGGAAATCAGAAAGAATAAGAAAACAAAGTGACAAACATGATATGTTAATATCTTGTCACTCACCAATTGTCCGGAGACCATCTGCAGCCATTAGTATCAATCACGTGCAAGCTATACGCGTGCCGCGATGTTGAGGACTTGTTCTCAAAACTGCAAAATAAATCCCATAAGTAGACGATGCAAAACAGCAGAACAAGAAAATAATTTTGTGTTCTATACATGCAACAGACCTCTGGTGAATTAAATCTCCATGAATGACAACCAGTGTCCCAGCTTTCACTTCAATAGGGACGAAATCCTTCAGCTCGTAGGATGGAGACGGCTTATCAAAATGAACCCCCTTTTCGTCTCTGATGAATCTTCTCACTAGACCGTCTaaattaattttgtaaaaaaatcagAACCAGAGGAAACTTTAGCACGCAACAATTTTATACCTTCGGTAACATCTGAGATTGTGCAAAAATGAATTGCGAGAAAGGGGACACCTTTATGAGATCCGGGAATAGCCCAGAGGCAGCCATTTGTAGTTGTGGCATCTTCTAGAGCTAGCCAAAGGCCCGTGCAAGTCGTTGGATCCGTATGTAGAAACGAATTGTCTTGATGTGGTACTACTTCTCCACCAATTCCAGGTTGctagaaaaaaaaacattacGATCTCACAGAACCAAATGGGAAACtctaattttgtgaaatttcTCAGACTTTTCTCAAAATCTAATGCCAGCATGTACAAACAATACCCGGACCAGAAGTAACTAGGAGAAAAGAGAGCAATAGAGGGGAAAAGCAAATGTTATCAGTGAATATCTGCCACAGCAGAATGATACGATACTAACCAGATCTCAATCTCATATAAAGATGCAAATGAAACAGAAAATCCATAAATCTTCTCTGGAACGTCCCAAGCATGAATTGGGAAATTTATCAATAAAATCTGATACGATCCAATTCACAGAATAATATCTACCGGATTACACAGAGTACACATTCTTATACTATTAATCAGCTTGGACATGCTAATTTCCTGGTACAATATCAaattaagtattatttttatttattcataAAAAGTATTTCATCTGTACAGAAAATAATAACAAGAAAAAACTAAGAAACTAGAATGTTAATGCATGGTTTGGTAACAAAAGAACAAACAATACAATATCTATACTCACTTAAATGCCAGTAAAGTCTCCCCCCACCAGGAACTAACAAAATTCATCAGCAAACTAGAAATCCTAATCTTTACACAGCGCAACAAGGGATAGTTCCTTCGATTTCCAAAAATctcatatttgaaaatttggaaacatAAAAGATACAAAATGTGAAAACTAGGTTCTTCTTGGGATCCTGTTTTGTACAAATATAACATGGGCTGCTTCTAGCATGTGAATTGTCAGCAAACAAGTAGTATGGCCTTTATACTCATGATGAAACATCACAAAATCTCGAACAAAAGAATGAATTGAAAATCTAGCGATGAAACTCATAATTACAAGTTAATGCACCTTGAAAATGTACATGGACTGAATTATTACTGGTCTTTGGTAACCCAAGGACAACATTAAACTTGACAACTTCTCTGAGCTCGAGAACCTCTTAAATTCAGGGTCTAGTTCATGCAATGctgaaaaaaaatcaaataacacaATATTGTCAGGAAAACCAAGATTCATACCATAAGGGAGAAGCCAAATTAGCGGCCAAGATACATAATCAAAATGAGATAATCAATCATACCATGACCAACTTTATTTATTGAGACTTGCTTTGCTTGCTTCAAGTTACCATCATCATCAAATGCTTTTTCTGTCAAATTGCAAAGCAAGGGCACTTCTTTTAATCAGAAATTTCCAAAAGCCCATATATGTTGTTAGCAGAGCACCATTTCTCAAATCAAAAATTTATATAGAATTTCATAATAATTTTTCTAAACCAATAAATATTGTTCAGCTCTTCATTGGCACTAAGTTAGAATAATAGAACATAATGCAATTTCATATGCATAAAATAACAGTGAAGCCAAGCAAGTCGAAaacaaatattataattttcacTCAAAAGCCAAATACAACACAAGGGAATCGATAAGAAACGAATTACGCTATCATAAATCCATACCttcaaagaaaaaagaaatCTTCTCAACGCTCTCGTAGAAGTAATCATCCGAAGTTTTTTGCTATACCCAGATCAATAAACAGAAagggaaattaagaatttattgcTTTTTCAATTAAACATCgaagtaaataaaaaaaacaactcTCAAAAAATCAATGAAAAGAAAATATCTACTTGGTTCTTGGTGGAGAAAATTGAGGCTTTGCCCAAAGCGTCGAATTCATCAAGTAAATAATCCATTCTTAATCTGAGAGATTTTATTTCATTTGGGCTGCAAAAAGATTCCAAAACCAAATATCCATTCGAGTCGAAAAACTGAAGCTGATCCGAAGTCAAGTTCTTGGCGATTACCATCATAAAAAAATTGGGGTTTCGCTGAGAGCTGAAATTTGAGTTGAATTTTATGTGGATCAgatcaatttatttataaataaaatcaagtcaaaattcaaatgcataaaattttgaccatagttaattatttatttaattttaattttaattcctTCGCTATTGTTGAGAGAAAATTTCGTAACACCATCTCCAACCACAAAATCTATTTTGGtacaaattttatattaaaataatgcaatttatgcaccaaatacaatattcatttccAACTTATTTACTTCAGATCTTGAAAAATTAGAATACAAATTCAAACACAATACAGATACAACTTCAAATATAATAAGAATACAACTTTAAACATTTGAATGACTATATTCGTCTCACAAGTGATCAATTAAAGCATTTCGTAGTACGAAGTGAGCATCTTTATCTTTTATTCTTTTATATCGATTGATAAATTCTTGAAATTTGATATGCTCATCAACAGCCATTTATACGTCCGGAGTTGGTGCGTCTCTCATATCTTGAATAGGTGCACAGTTGTTATACTTGTCAAATTGGGTTAGGCCCGTCGGGCCGGCCCACCCCGCTATAAAAATTGAGCGGGTTGGGTTGATAAAATAGCAGCCCGTCTGGAGGCGGGCCAAATGGGTTGAGCCCGTTTGGGTTGCGGGCCAAGACGGGTTGGGCCCAAACGGGGCGGGCTGGCCCGCCAAAGCCCGCCAAATTAATGTAGAATTatacatttttaagttttatataaaaattgaaataagTCTCATGCGCCCCCATCACTCTCttatcttatttattttttatttttctcatgGGCCTCGCCTCCATCACTCACTCTGGTAAAATCTGAATCTCtgtaaattttattcatgaatctaaaaataaattttaagcaTAGCAGGTGTACCCAAGAGCGGTTTCGTTTGAAATCCGACGAGTTGCAGTGAAATTTTTTGGACCCGATGGAGGTTTGCTAATTATGTGTATTGTTGAacacataatattttataaaatttacaaCTGTCTCTTTCCTTGACTTTATGTTCTCTTCCATGTCTCAATTTTCATGTTTGGTTTAATCAGTTTGCTTTTTATGGATTATGTTGTATGCTttcttaatttcttatttcaatgtttttaagtattttatgaAACTATTTGATTGAAGTATATTTTTCTTCAATGTTTACTGCGATAATGTTTAgcctttttttatttaaaaaaaaataaacgggTCGGCCCGCCTAACCCGCGGCCCAAGGTGGGTTGGGTTGGGTTGGCCATTTAGAGGCCCGCCAAAATGCGGGCCGGCCCGCCCCGCCCCGCCTAATGGCGGGCTGCGGCGGGTGGCGGGTCGGCCCGTCCCGCCAgcccgttttgacatgtctaacAGTTGTTATATTAATGTACTTTTATTAAATTATgttaattaaaaatcataaaaagtaattagtttttaaatattaataattaacgtaaataaataaatattttaaaaatcaacaattattattttacaatttttatgactaaatatctaattattaaaataataaaataaataattatattattatttaaataatatttataattttaaatacaaatatttgtaataaatataaataagaaaaaataaaataaagtaataAATTTGGCGCAGGGGTATTTGAAGCTGCACCAATTTACACTATTTTGATGCAGCCTTGGAGATGGCCTAATTATACATTTATGTATTTgtaaatttaatcaattataattgtaattccaaaatatatatttaaagaaagtTGATATTACACTTTATTTTGTGTTATCTATAAGATACTTCATgtgtataaataatatatattaaatttattcataaattgagtacaaataacaaaaaataaaatataaatatcaacTCACATATTTTAATCTTAATAATTAAGAATGAATTATAGTAATTTTGGAATTTTCTTGAAGGTTATATTTTGATAAGGAAATGTTTGTTCATGTTTCCTAAGGATTTGAATTCTCAACCATTTGTTGAGAGAGAACCTAAGGATACTTATTCACACGTAAATCCaaatatgtatgtatatttttaaaataaatctaaaTCTTAATTGAGAAACAAGGAACACTGCTGCACACATGATCCATgtgtataatataatatatttaatattttatatgagTATATTGGATATAAATTCTCAAACCAAAACATAAATTTATCATACTTTCCTacactaaaattttttttttacaaaaaaactttataaaacaaaaaaatatgacAAAAATACCCTTATATTTGTTGAGTTAAAGTGATTGATTTACCTTGTGTAGAAATGATATCGGAGATGaggtaaaattattttatcagagCCGATGTAATTTTTTTTGCAGGAATTATTCTAATACTTTAGAATATTTGAAACAAGAAGATCTAACCAAGGTTAGATATCAGGAGCAAGGTGGAACTTATCAGAATCTAAAAATAAATCTATGATTCAGTCTAATAAATTTCTTGAAATAGTATTGGATTCCTCTAACCTCTCTGGAGATCATAAAAAAATGCGAAATacggtacaaaattatggcTGTATGTTGTATTATGTACCacaaaaattggaaaaaatccttgaaaaacaagaaaaaaattcTTATAACATTAAAGGTTACACAAACAAGAATCCAAAATctaaaacaacaaacaatttctAGTAAAAGGATTCCGGTAGGAAGCTTACCACACCATGTTGGTATTGAACCCTTATTACATTAAATAAAGACGGCCAAGGTGATGTCAAAATCTTTAACCAACGAAGAAaatatgatcaatctaattaaaaatatctcggaaaaaaaaaattaagttgaTGACAACTTTTGAATGGATTGGTCTCGATGATCCAAGACCTTGCATAATTTTTTGCAAATTTCAGTGTCGTATATCTGAAGAAGAACACAATTAGAGGTGAATCACCAACAATAACCTAGTCATTTTCTCATAAACCACAAAAAGAAAGTTTGGGATATTAAAATACAAATATGAGAGGACCCCAAATAGATTTTCAGGTTGGTGGAGAAGGACACCCACTGAAAACAAGGTCAAGGAGAAGCCAAATTCCCTTGTACCAAACATTCTATGAGAAATCTGTCTCGAAACCTATACATTCTTATGGGGTTATTCTTAATCTTGATGTactagacttcaaaaacagagaagatatCACAGATGATTGGACCTCGGCTATGAAAATcgcagcaggaacacttgatgAAACGCCCATTACtcgtttttttaaaaagtaaaagaattttttttttacactcTATTAATTTCGGCCGAGTacttaaacatatatataataatttgacagcattttaaaaataaaatattcaacaatatttgaaaataaaataaaatagttgCAAATATAAAATCGTCAAATGTTCGCATATCCTAGCTTAGCAAAATTGCTAAAACTAACaccctctcaaaaaccactcaaaagcaaTATCAAAGtcgtaaaaatttatttaacatcAACTTaaaaccataaatcataaacataactCTAGTGCAGAAAATTAGCACTGGTCTttgggttatgtgcaccttcaatccagtcagatcaaccatcaagacctccattatcattattatcataTTCACCAGCATCAATCACACTTAGTGAGTATAAAGACTTAGcaaaccataatcttgataacaagtaatacgtatacagatcacatgcaacagtgaaaatatttttacgtaaaaataacattttcataatcataCATaacaaacataaacattttcataaacatttccaTATCATCCTAAACATATTAATATTCATCACAATTGTAATGTCCGAAAATTTAATCctggtaatctgtaattattgatttataatttgatatgattataagaggattaatcgggacacgcaAATGAGATTACACGTGAAAAacatgtgcgaggacagtagcatcggcgcacatgcgcgacagaacgcgcgcacatgcgccaagcGGACAggaggcctcgcgcatatgcgcggcgtgtatccgcgcatatgcgccacacaACCTGATAGTTGTGAAGGAttcctcgcgcacatgcgcggaaggttggcgcgcatatgcgcgagttgccgAGATTATCAGCGCGGAGACCCGAAGGTCTTGCGCATATGTGCCGaagaagtcgcgcatatgcgcgagacgtgttgcatgtaGGATGAGCCATTTGCTTTACATGCGtggatgtgtatatatatatatcaacaaacGAATTGATCCCTTAAAATCAGAAAGAATCGAGAAATGTCTCCGTGAAGtgatagaaaatccttacgccttttgtgaaaaattcgtccgtctgattttgaatccgacttcggtaccgagttcctagcaacgtaggctacaactggacgtaagttttgctacgttttgacatgctttgaaattatgctattgtcagaattgaatggaattcatatatgatgttcttgacatgttagacatcgtagaatcgaagtcagattgagaaacggactgattatggaattgttatgattttttagggtatattgatttataccagacagatttgaattgtgagtggattacggattgtattggatatgggttatggattgtaactgtgatttGAGGATACTGTactgacggggatattgaaattgtactgTTAtgtcgttgattttgaattaaatccagattgatcagattgttattgatttgaaaggtatattgacatgagattattgatattgtcattgccagacagactgtgaattcaggacttcgactgagccagaaaccgacgaaagaaaggtataagtcaatgtggtattgggagatcgacttgagtcggattagacttgagtttccctaaatcacatactttactttattgcattgatatttgcattgatttgactgatgtacttgttttcttgaattatagatagcaggtatcagatgagtaatcttgtgacagaagttcctgatagtggtggaatcgccacgggaacattgcacgatgtctcaagatattgatattagcgatagagctacagtccatgacggataggtcaggacaccggatgttggttatatcgagtaattagGATtagaattcttctattacggaattcgatataggaacatcatatttggttatatcgagtaataggaacagagttccttctattacggaattcgatataggaacaccacatctggaaaccgggatccctagactaggattgagtctagtctgaattgcagaattgtaattatgtttcagattttgatacatattactgttacctgattacatgctttatatttgtttatatgattgcatgtttcgttgatttatactgggatttattctcaccggagttatccgactgttgtcttgtctgtatgtgtacatgacaacaggtgggacaggatcagggtccaggagatgaggagagatcgtgattagagtggaggctccagacttggattgtatataggggttaaacacttgatagtagttgttgaatcttagtttgtactgatttgtagacggtacaggacttgtactttatcatatactgatatgtatattagcttgatttcactacgttccgcatttttaaaaaaaaattagaccc
Encoded here:
- the LOC140837251 gene encoding phytanoyl-CoA dioxygenase, with protein sequence MMVIAKNLTSDQLQFFDSNGYLVLESFCSPNEIKSLRLRMDYLLDEFDALGKASIFSTKNQQKTSDDYFYESVEKISFFFEEKAFDDDGNLKQAKQVSINKVGHALHELDPEFKRFSSSEKLSSLMLSLGYQRPVIIQSMYIFKQPGIGGEVVPHQDNSFLHTDPTTCTGLWLALEDATTTNGCLWAIPGSHKDGLVRRFIRDEKGVHFDKPSPSYELKDFVPIEVKAGTLVVIHGDLIHQSFENKSSTSRHAYSLHVIDTNGCRWSPDNWIRRTVDPEPLYTS